A single genomic interval of Methanocorpusculum sp. harbors:
- the thiD gene encoding bifunctional hydroxymethylpyrimidine kinase/phosphomethylpyrimidine kinase, with amino-acid sequence MNSLEKTMAFAATIAGSDPSAGAGIQVDLKTMAACGVWGMTVIAALTAQNATHVLDTASIPAAFIKKQIDALEEDFPIGCYKTGMLKNAETVGIVAESIPKGRSLVVDPVLLATKEYRLLDLAGQERLVAELLPRTTVITPNLPEASVISGITITDAESMEEAAYWFIDHGAKAAVIKGGHALFRLGTDVFADKNGMMLVEGEVAPFTDVHGSGCCYASAIAAHIALGYPVRDAVLEAKKFVNGAIKYSWEYAPGRRTMNPGWQQHQTYYKKF; translated from the coding sequence ATGAATTCCCTGGAAAAAACGATGGCCTTCGCCGCCACGATCGCAGGCTCCGACCCGTCGGCAGGGGCCGGCATCCAGGTCGACCTGAAAACCATGGCCGCCTGCGGGGTCTGGGGGATGACCGTGATCGCGGCACTCACCGCACAAAACGCCACGCACGTTCTCGACACGGCAAGCATCCCTGCGGCTTTCATCAAAAAACAGATCGACGCCCTCGAAGAGGACTTCCCGATCGGCTGCTACAAAACAGGCATGTTGAAAAATGCGGAAACGGTCGGAATCGTTGCGGAAAGCATTCCGAAAGGGCGGAGCCTCGTCGTCGACCCGGTACTTCTCGCAACAAAAGAGTACCGGCTTCTTGATCTGGCAGGTCAGGAACGACTCGTTGCCGAGCTTCTGCCGCGGACCACCGTGATAACGCCGAATCTGCCTGAGGCGTCCGTCATCTCCGGGATCACGATCACCGATGCCGAGTCGATGGAGGAGGCAGCATACTGGTTCATCGATCACGGGGCGAAAGCTGCCGTTATCAAAGGGGGCCATGCCTTATTCCGGCTCGGGACCGACGTCTTTGCCGACAAAAACGGCATGATGCTGGTCGAAGGTGAGGTCGCGCCTTTCACTGATGTCCATGGATCGGGCTGTTGTTACGCGTCCGCGATCGCCGCCCACATCGCTCTCGGCTATCCGGTCAGGGACGCCGTTCTCGAAGCAAAAAAGTTCGTCAACGGCGCAATAAAATACTCCTGGGAATATGCTCCGGGACGCAGGACGATGAATCCCGGGTGGCAGCAGCATCAGACATATTATAAAAAATTCTGA
- a CDS encoding AMP-binding protein, whose amino-acid sequence MTETAHKAERTTRSTEREHKSEGFVPHNMMDYEETYSTFSIAVPEYYNFGFDVVDAWAKKDRNKLAMIWTNQEGKEKYYTFRQMMNLSNQIANMMFKQNIGKGDRVMLLLPRVPEWWTFALAAIKIGAVICPSPVILTPHDLKYRINQGRFKMIVTNTENAWKIEDIGSECPSLKVKFLTDGDVPGWINYQKELIHPARASTKLSSIVRSVRTKATDPMLIFFSSGTTADPKMVLHNHAYPLGHIVTGRFWYDLTDNDLHFTVADMGWGKSSWGKFYGPWMEGACVFVYDYRGKFNATELLPLIEKYEITTFCAPPTIYRMLILADLETFDFSQLRHCLSAGETLNPEVNRVWEEGTGKKIYEAYGQTETVTVIGTFPCMEVRPGSIGKPAPGWKIELHDDMGNKVAPGVEGRIAIKTSDPSPVGLFTEYLDDPKATAKVFINGWYYTGDKATIDEDGYFWFMGRDDDMIKSSGYRVSPAEVESALIEHPAVKESAVVGSPDAIRGVIIKAFVVLKDGYKGSETLIKEMQNHVKTTTAPYKYPRAIEFVEELPKTISGKVRRVELRNLEMKRYQEAHHEEFSEKKN is encoded by the coding sequence ATGACCGAAACGGCACACAAAGCCGAACGCACTACGCGTTCGACTGAGCGCGAGCATAAATCCGAGGGATTTGTGCCTCACAACATGATGGATTACGAGGAAACCTACTCCACGTTCTCCATCGCCGTGCCTGAGTATTACAACTTCGGCTTCGACGTTGTTGATGCATGGGCGAAAAAAGATCGAAATAAGCTCGCCATGATCTGGACAAACCAGGAAGGAAAGGAAAAATACTACACCTTCCGGCAGATGATGAATCTGTCCAACCAGATCGCGAACATGATGTTCAAGCAGAATATCGGCAAAGGCGACAGAGTAATGCTGCTCCTGCCGCGTGTCCCCGAATGGTGGACCTTTGCTCTTGCTGCAATAAAAATAGGCGCAGTTATCTGCCCGTCTCCGGTCATTCTAACCCCTCACGATCTAAAATACCGAATAAACCAGGGCAGGTTCAAGATGATCGTGACGAACACCGAGAACGCCTGGAAGATCGAGGACATTGGGAGCGAATGCCCATCACTCAAAGTCAAATTCCTGACCGACGGCGATGTTCCCGGATGGATAAACTATCAGAAGGAACTGATACACCCGGCACGTGCCTCCACGAAACTCAGTTCGATCGTGAGAAGCGTCCGGACGAAAGCGACGGACCCTATGCTCATCTTCTTCTCGTCGGGAACGACCGCCGACCCGAAGATGGTCCTGCACAATCATGCATATCCGCTCGGCCACATTGTGACTGGCAGATTCTGGTATGATCTTACCGACAACGATCTTCACTTCACGGTCGCCGACATGGGCTGGGGTAAATCCTCCTGGGGTAAGTTCTACGGACCATGGATGGAAGGCGCCTGTGTCTTTGTCTACGACTACCGCGGAAAGTTCAATGCGACCGAACTTCTCCCGCTGATCGAAAAGTATGAGATCACGACGTTCTGCGCTCCGCCGACCATCTATCGTATGCTCATCCTTGCGGATCTGGAGACTTTTGACTTTTCCCAACTGCGTCACTGCCTCTCAGCAGGCGAGACGCTGAACCCTGAAGTCAACCGTGTCTGGGAAGAAGGGACCGGCAAAAAGATCTACGAGGCATACGGGCAGACCGAAACCGTTACGGTGATCGGAACGTTCCCCTGTATGGAAGTCAGACCCGGTTCGATCGGCAAACCCGCCCCGGGCTGGAAGATCGAGCTCCACGACGATATGGGCAATAAGGTTGCCCCGGGCGTCGAAGGAAGGATCGCGATCAAGACGAGCGACCCCTCACCGGTCGGTCTGTTTACCGAGTATCTGGATGACCCGAAGGCTACGGCGAAGGTTTTCATCAACGGCTGGTACTACACGGGAGACAAAGCGACCATCGATGAAGACGGCTACTTCTGGTTCATGGGCCGCGACGATGATATGATCAAATCATCCGGATACCGCGTTTCACCGGCCGAGGTCGAGTCAGCTCTGATCGAACACCCGGCAGTCAAAGAGTCGGCAGTCGTCGGCAGTCCCGACGCGATCCGCGGTGTGATCATCAAGGCGTTCGTCGTGCTGAAGGATGGCTATAAAGGATCCGAAACCCTGATCAAAGAGATGCAGAACCATGTCAAGACGACGACCGCCCCGTACAAATATCCGCGGGCGATCGAGTTCGTGGAGGAGCTGCCGAAGACCATCTCAGGAAAAGTCCGGAGAGTGGAACTCCGCAATCTCGAGATGAAGAGATATCAGGAAGCTCACCACGAAGAGTTCTCTGAAAAGAAGAACTGA
- a CDS encoding DUF2971 domain-containing protein — protein sequence MSDDWKNEFRKNFFSLDEEKRNKALELKNQHIPNKLYCYLHFNKHFWENLECSTDTGNISHAVRMSHPVKFNDPYDTWLRPDASVLFRKYIAHSLKQDIREVLAHHNENKTLEYELNKLIEIYAKNGSITMDDFAPDVFTQEIIDEVTRIFLIKGPAQWEFIFNYGVKCFSERWDSLLMWGHYGDSHKGVCFEYDMTQIPEDSIIRKWLYPVYYAEKMESIFPDDTNVSNSKLRSLLFVERCITKSDEWKYEKEWRLIREGYAEKLHPFPIYPTRIYLGTQISRDLYENSLKIRGLSKDDEHEKQLRAELIRNLYDNSLKIRGFSVGHNCEIMLMGLDLNNYILYAIKDSDNREMFSDENEM from the coding sequence ATGTCTGATGATTGGAAAAATGAATTTCGTAAGAACTTTTTTTCTTTGGATGAAGAGAAACGCAATAAAGCACTGGAATTAAAGAATCAGCATATTCCAAACAAACTCTATTGTTATCTCCATTTTAACAAACACTTTTGGGAGAATCTTGAATGTTCAACGGATACGGGCAATATAAGTCATGCTGTAAGAATGTCTCACCCGGTGAAGTTCAATGATCCATATGATACTTGGCTTCGTCCCGATGCGTCGGTATTGTTCAGGAAGTATATTGCTCATTCATTAAAGCAGGATATTCGTGAGGTGCTTGCTCATCACAACGAAAACAAAACGCTGGAATATGAATTGAATAAATTGATTGAGATATATGCAAAAAATGGCTCCATAACAATGGATGATTTTGCTCCCGATGTTTTCACCCAGGAGATTATTGATGAAGTAACCAGGATTTTTTTAATAAAGGGTCCGGCTCAATGGGAATTCATTTTCAATTATGGAGTGAAGTGCTTTAGTGAACGCTGGGACTCTCTTTTGATGTGGGGACATTATGGAGATTCTCATAAAGGAGTATGTTTTGAGTATGATATGACGCAGATCCCGGAAGACAGCATTATCCGAAAATGGTTATATCCGGTATATTATGCAGAAAAGATGGAGAGCATTTTCCCAGATGATACAAATGTTAGCAATTCCAAACTTCGCTCTTTGTTGTTTGTTGAAAGATGCATCACCAAATCGGATGAGTGGAAATATGAAAAAGAGTGGCGTTTGATTCGTGAGGGATATGCAGAAAAATTACATCCTTTCCCAATCTATCCTACACGAATATATCTTGGAACGCAGATTTCCCGAGACTTATATGAAAATTCATTGAAGATTAGAGGTCTCTCGAAGGACGACGAGCACGAAAAGCAGTTGCGCGCCGAGCTCATCAGGAATTTGTATGATAATTCACTTAAAATTAGAGGTTTCTCAGTCGGTCATAATTGCGAGATTATGTTGATGGGTTTAGATCTGAATAATTACATATTATACGCAATCAAAGATTCAGATAATAGGGAAATGTTTAGCGACGAGAACGAGATGTGA
- a CDS encoding cofactor-independent phosphoglycerate mutase, with the protein MKYILILADGAADEPLAELGGKTPLEAAHKPNMDRIAREGRCGMLKTVDDSLSPGSDVANMSILGYDPLKYYTGRGAIEALSMGIPFKEGELAYRCNLVTIENGKMKDFAAGHISSAEGAELFDALKEKIPEAGWHSGVSYRNVMMLPNGKGSETTPPHDIVGEVINDYLPKGEDAERLMNFIVRASDVFENHPVNKKRIAAGKNPATTIWPWSGGSKPAMPAFTDKYHKKGAVISAVDLLFGLAKCAGMEVVTVPGATGYLDTNFLGKAKAAVDTANGDADFVYMHVEATDEAGHLGSLEEKIKAIENLDKAIGYILDNFDGCIMLMPDHPTPVAKKTHTNDPVPFAIRGLAEPDDVQVYTEKEVQAKGSYGLINAVDLLDMVFKE; encoded by the coding sequence ATGAAATATATTCTAATTCTGGCTGACGGTGCAGCAGACGAGCCTCTTGCAGAGCTTGGCGGAAAGACCCCGCTCGAAGCGGCACATAAACCCAATATGGACCGTATCGCCCGTGAAGGCAGATGCGGCATGCTGAAAACGGTGGATGATTCCCTCTCTCCCGGATCAGATGTCGCCAATATGTCGATCCTCGGCTACGACCCGCTGAAATATTACACCGGACGCGGAGCGATCGAAGCGCTCAGTATGGGCATCCCCTTTAAGGAGGGGGAGCTCGCATACCGGTGTAATCTGGTCACGATCGAGAATGGGAAGATGAAGGATTTTGCCGCGGGCCATATCTCGAGCGCTGAGGGAGCAGAACTGTTCGACGCTCTCAAAGAGAAGATTCCCGAAGCAGGATGGCACTCCGGCGTTTCCTACAGAAATGTAATGATGCTTCCAAACGGCAAAGGATCAGAGACGACCCCCCCCCACGACATCGTCGGTGAGGTCATCAACGATTATCTCCCGAAAGGAGAGGATGCCGAGCGTCTGATGAACTTTATCGTGCGGGCCTCGGACGTGTTCGAGAACCACCCGGTAAATAAAAAGCGTATCGCCGCAGGGAAAAATCCGGCGACGACGATCTGGCCGTGGAGCGGAGGATCGAAGCCCGCGATGCCGGCGTTCACCGATAAATATCATAAGAAAGGAGCGGTCATCTCGGCGGTCGATCTGCTGTTCGGTCTTGCGAAGTGCGCTGGAATGGAGGTCGTCACGGTTCCCGGAGCAACCGGTTATCTCGACACGAACTTCCTTGGAAAGGCAAAAGCCGCGGTCGATACCGCGAACGGCGATGCAGACTTTGTATATATGCATGTCGAAGCGACGGATGAGGCAGGTCACCTCGGCAGTCTTGAAGAGAAGATCAAAGCGATCGAGAATCTGGATAAGGCAATCGGCTACATCCTCGACAACTTCGACGGATGTATCATGCTGATGCCCGACCACCCGACACCGGTCGCAAAAAAGACCCACACGAACGACCCGGTCCCGTTCGCGATCCGCGGTCTCGCAGAACCGGACGATGTCCAGGTCTACACCGAGAAAGAGGTGCAGGCGAAGGGTTCCTACGGACTCATCAACGCGGTCGATCTCCTGGACATGGTCTTTAAGGAGTAG
- a CDS encoding DUF368 domain-containing protein, translating into MDIIRGACMAIADSVPGVSGGTIAFLLGFYDKFISSVDDLLTGTMEKRKAAFPFLFKLAIGWAAAFLICAVILANLFDTYIYEISSLFIGLTVCAVPIVVMEEKKALKSHYLHSIFTVLGIAVVPLIMYFNPVSHESSVDLAQISPGLGLFLFIAAVLAVSVMVLPGISGSTMLLIMGLYVPLISAVSAVVHLQLQYVPMLIIFGLGMITGLVFISKLLRHCLEKYRSQTIYLSIGLLIGSLYAIVLGATTLDVPKPAMSIETFSILFFLLGAGILAGLQYMKKRAEKKST; encoded by the coding sequence ATGGATATCATCAGAGGAGCGTGCATGGCGATCGCCGACAGCGTGCCGGGAGTTTCCGGCGGGACGATTGCATTTTTACTTGGATTTTATGATAAGTTCATCTCCTCAGTGGATGATCTCCTGACCGGGACGATGGAGAAACGAAAGGCCGCTTTTCCGTTCCTGTTCAAACTTGCTATTGGCTGGGCCGCCGCTTTTCTCATCTGCGCCGTTATCCTCGCAAATCTTTTTGATACCTATATTTATGAAATAAGTTCGCTTTTCATCGGTCTTACCGTCTGTGCGGTCCCGATCGTTGTGATGGAGGAGAAGAAAGCCCTAAAAAGCCATTATCTGCACAGTATCTTTACGGTGCTCGGTATAGCTGTCGTTCCTCTGATAATGTACTTCAATCCGGTCTCCCACGAAAGTTCTGTTGACCTGGCGCAGATCTCGCCCGGGCTCGGCCTGTTTCTTTTCATTGCCGCGGTCCTCGCGGTCTCAGTGATGGTCCTTCCCGGGATCTCAGGCTCGACGATGCTTCTGATTATGGGACTGTATGTCCCCCTGATCTCGGCAGTGAGTGCGGTCGTTCATCTGCAGCTCCAGTATGTGCCGATGCTGATCATATTCGGTCTCGGGATGATCACGGGGCTCGTATTCATCTCAAAACTTCTGAGACACTGTCTGGAAAAATACCGCTCGCAGACCATCTATCTGAGCATCGGGCTTTTGATCGGCTCGCTGTATGCGATCGTGCTTGGGGCGACCACACTTGACGTGCCAAAACCCGCAATGAGCATCGAGACGTTCAGTATCCTGTTCTTTTTGCTCGGCGCAGGGATCCTTGCCGGTCTGCAGTATATGAAAAAACGGGCGGAAAAGAAATCGACGTAA